The Coffea arabica cultivar ET-39 chromosome 1e, Coffea Arabica ET-39 HiFi, whole genome shotgun sequence genome has a window encoding:
- the LOC113734893 gene encoding probable E3 ubiquitin-protein ligase BAH1-like 1, whose product MKFCKKYEEYMQGQCQRKKLPGVGFKNLKKILKRCRRHLQSRDNAALVPDHFGDSTLCGRSSSCPDSCPVCDGTFFPSLLKEMSEVVGFFNENAQRLLELHLASGFRKCFIWFKDKIQGNHIALIEEGKELVTYALINAIALRKILKKYDKIHYSKQGQVFKSQAHSRNLEILQSPWLCELMAFHINSQETKGNTRNAPALFNGCSLIFKDEKPSLSCELFDSVKLELDLTCSICLDTVFDPVSLTCGHIFCYMCACKAGSVTIVDGLKAASPKEKCPLCREAGVYEGAVHLEELNILLSQSCPEYWAARLQSERAERIRQAKEHWESQCRAFMGI is encoded by the exons ATGAAGTTCTGCAAGAAGTACGAGGAATACATGCAAGGACAATGCCAGAGGAAGAAATTGCCTGGGGTTGGTTTCAAGAATCTCAAGAAAATCTTGAAAAGGTGTCGACGACACCTTCAATCCCGTGATAACGCTGCCCTTGTTCCTGATCATTTCGGAGATTCTACCCTCTGCGGTAGATCCTCCTCTTGCCCGGACTCTTGCCCAG TGTGTGATGGCACGTTTTTCCCTTCACTTCTGAAGGAGATGTCTGAAGTTGTTGGCTTCTTCAACGAGAATGCCCAGAGGTTGCTTGAGCTCCATTTGGCATCGGGTTTCCGTAAGTGCTTTATTTGGTTTAAAGACAAAATACAAGGCAACCATATCGCACTGattgaagaaggcaaggagttGGTCACTTACGCACTGATTAATGCCATTGCCTTGCGTAAGATACTGAAGAAATATGATAAG ATACACTACTCCAAGCAAGGCCAAGTATTTAAGTCTCAAGCGCACAGTAGGAACCTTGAGATTCTCCAATCACCATGGCTATGTGAGCTGATGGCCTTTCACATAAATTCGCAAGAGACAAAGGGCAATACAAGGAATGCTCCTGCTTTGTTCAACGGCTGTTCCCTCATATTTAAAGATGAAAAGCCTTCTCTTTCTTGTGAGCTCTTTGATTCAGTCAAGCTTGAACTGGACTTGACTTGTTCGATATGCTTG GATACAGTTTTTGATCCAGTGTCTTTGACTTGCGGTCATATATTCTGCTACATGTGTGCTTGCAAGGCAGGATCAGTGACCATAGTGGATGGATTGAAGGCAGCTAGTCCCAAGGAAAAGTGCCCCCTTTGCAGAGAG GCAGGAGTTTATGAAGGTGCTGTGCATTTGGAGGAGCTAAACATTCTATTAAGCCAAAG TTGTCCGGAGTACTGGGCGGCGCGACTACAGTCTGAACGAGCCGAAAGAATTAGACAAGCCAAGGAGCACTGGGAATCACAGTGTCGAGCATTCATGGGTATATAA
- the LOC113734899 gene encoding uncharacterized protein — protein MGRSRRKYRRSRPKVRVGLPKKHPHVFKPAFNLPPKLRTLLDPQSSKWDDTASVIHNYKSFGVVSNPNLLSVRSRTSHIIETDSLQVPPPPPSDDSNAFDSGSDLEEDDLKTALGKKRSDGKSAPLQPLTTMQRYHIGRLIDEYGEDYESMFKDTKLNKMQHSVATLKKLCRRYHTCQGKNPLIKK, from the exons ATGGGGAGGTCACGAAGGAAGTACAGGAGGTCAAGGCCGAAGGTGCGGGTCGGGTTGCCAAAGAAACACCCTCACGTATTCAAGCCGGCCTTCAATCTTCCCCCGAAGCTCCGAACTCTGTTGGATCCCCAGTCTTCTAAGTGGGACGACACAGCTAGCGTCATCCACAATTACAAGTCATTCGGCGTCGTTTCTAACCCCAACCTGCTCAGCGTACGCTCTCGCACCTCCCACATCATAGAAACCGATTCTCTTCAGGTCCCACCGCCGCCTCCATCCGACGACTCCAACGCCTTCGATTCCGGGAGCGACCTCGAAGAGGATG ATTTAAAGACAGCACTTGGGAAGAAGCGCAGTGATGGGAAAAGTGCACCATTGCAACCTCTAACTACCATGCAGCGCTATCACATTGGGCGACTTATAGATGAATATGGGGAGGACTATGAG AGCATGTTCAAGGATACAAAACTAAACAAGATGCAGCATTCAGTAGCAACGCTAAAGAAGTTGTGCAGAAGATATCACACCTGTCAAGGGAAAAATCCTTTAATTAAGAAGTAA